ACGTTTTGGATTGCCATTACGTTGATGGGTATTCAGCTGATATGCCACCCAATCTGGACGTTTTTTGGCGATCGTATCGCCTCTCTGATCTCAGGCCAGCGCGCCGAACGTTGGTTTATGCGCGCTCTTGCGGCGCTGACCGTTGGTTTTGTGGGTTATGCCCTACTATTTGGAGGCTAGCCGCGGCTAAAAAGTCTGAAATCGAAGTAAGCGTTAGGCTTTTATATCCTTTTTCATCAAAGAAAATTCTGGATTTTCTGAGTAGTCTTAGTATTGTGCTGACGCTCGTCTTTTTTATTTGTGCTTTGTTTGAATTGGTTTGAGGCTGTGCGATGGGTATGTGTTTAACCGGAAACCGTTTGGTTTTAAGACCTTTGGAACCAAAGGATTGCGCCGAGATGGTGCGTATTCTTGCAGATCCGGTCATCTCTTATTGGGTGCCGGTTTTGCCGTTTCCTTATACCGCAAGTGATGCCAAAGGGTTTTTCAATCTTCTGCAGGATAATCCACATCGGCAGGTTTGGGCGATCACGCTGAAGGAAGAATTTATCGTTCTGATTGAAGAGTATCCAAATTTTGGATTTTGGCTAGATCCGGCCTTTTGGGGCCAAGGCCTGATCTCTGAAGCGGCAGATTTGGTTTTGAAAAAATACTTTTCTGATCCGCAGGCCAGCCCGCTCTTGGCAAGCGTGCGATTGCAAAACCAGCGCTCTATGCGTGTATTGGTAAAAAATGGCTTTGCGCCAAATGGTCCGCCGGTGGCAAGCTATTCAAAAGCCTTGCGCCAATCGGGTCCGTTGCAACCGATGGCGTTGACCCCTGATCAATGGTTTTTTTTAAACCCTGTTTTTATCGAAACGCAGCGGTTGCAAATCTTTCCGCTTGCCCAAGTACATCAAGATGCGTTGTTTGGCTGCCTTGCTCAAAAGCAAGTTGCACGGAACCTCGCGATTGTTCCACATCCTTTGCCGCGCGGCTTCGTGGGGCGGTTTATTGAGGCGGCGCGCTGGAAAGGCGCGTGGAATGGAATGTTTGCGCTTGCGGATAAAACCCAGAACGTGATCGGGATGATCGGCTTTCGCGCGGCCCCATTGAGCGCACCGGTTGCGGCAGATCTTGTATATGCGATACATCCAAAGCAATGGGGGCAGGGCCTAATGAGCGAGGCAGTAAATGCCTTTTGTGCCTTTTTATTCCAGCGCTATCCGCTTGAGGCCATCACTGCAGAGCATTTTAAGGATAATCCCGGCTCGGGGCGCGTGATACAAAAAGCGGGTTTTATGCCAATACCGGTGCAGTCACATCCCAGCGAAATGGGAAAATCGGCGGCAAGGCTTGAGCCTGCGCCCATAACCCGATATCGCCTTATGCGACCCGCATAAGGACCCGGAACATGAAATTTCTAGATCTGACGAAAGTCTATATCCGCTCTGGCTCGGGTGGCGGTGGCTGCGTAAGCTTCCGGCGGGAAAAATATATCGAATATGGCGGGCCTGATGGCGGTGATGGGGGCAAAGGCGGCTCCGTGATTGCCGAGGCGGTTGACGGGCTTAACACCTTGATCGATTTTCGTTATCAGCAGCATTTCTTTGCCAATAATGGCGGCGCTGGCATGGGGCAACAACGCTCGGGGGCGTCGGGCGATGATATCCTGCTGCGGGTGCCTGCCGGCACAGAAATTTTGGATGAAGATCAAGAAACGGTAATTGCGGATCTTACCGAAGTGGGGGACCGGATTGTCTTGGCCAAAGGCGGCAATGGCGGTTTTGGAAACCTGCATTTCAAATCCTCAACCAACCAAGCGCCGCGCCGCGCCAATCCCGGGCAAGAGGGGATTGAGCGCACAATCTGGTTGCGGTTGAAGCTCATCGCGGATGCAGGTCTTTTGGGCCTGCCCAATGCAGGCAAGTCAACCTTTTTGGCGGCCACATCGAATGCGCGGCCCAAAATCGCAGATTATCCGTTCACCACGCTTTATCCAAACCTTGGGGTGGTTGGGATTGATAATACCGAGTTTGTTGTGGCTGATATTCCAGGTTTGATTGCTGGCGCACATGAGGGGCGTGGTTTGGGGGATTTGTTTCTGGGGCATGTGGAACGCTGCGCGGTTCTTTTGCATTTGATCGATGGAACCTCGGGTGATTTTTTAAATGATTACAAAACGATCATAGAAGAACTTGAGGCATATGGCGGCGCTTTGGCGCAAAAGCCAAGAGTGACAGTGCTGAATAAGGTTGACGCGTTGGATGACGAAGAGCGCGCGTTTTTCAAAGCTGAGCTGGAAGCAATTGCTGGCGGGCCTGTTTTTTTAATGTCGGGTGTCAGCCGTGAGGGGGTTGAGGCTGTGTTGCGCGTCTTGCGGCATGAAATTGACGCAGGGCGCAAGCAAGAAACAAGAGTGGAACAGGAAGATTTGGAATGGCTTCCCTAAGCGCTGCAAAACGCATTGTGGTCAAAATTGGATCGGCTTTGTTGGTGGATCCAACCACTGGCGCTTTGCGCAGCGCGTGGCTCAAATCATTGTCAGCAGATGTTGCTGCGTTCAAGGCCCGGGGCTGTGATGTGGTTTTGGTGTCCTCGGGTTCGATCGCCTTGGGGCGCAAAGTCTTGGGGTTGTCGGCAGGGGATGTTGCACTTGAGCAATCGCAGGCGGCCGCCGCTGTGGGGCAAATTCAACTGGCCCGCGCTTATGAAGAGGTATTGGGCCCGCATGGCATAACCACAGCTCAAATTTTGGTCACCTTAGAGGATAGCGCTGATCGACGGCGTTATCTGAACTCACGCGCAACGTTGGAAACTCTGCTTAGCTTAGGCGTTGTGCCCATCGTGAATGAAAACGATACCGTGGCAACTGATGAAATTCGCTATGGTGATAATGATC
The sequence above is drawn from the Rhodobacteraceae bacterium IMCC1335 genome and encodes:
- a CDS encoding GNAT family N-acetyltransferase; its protein translation is MGMCLTGNRLVLRPLEPKDCAEMVRILADPVISYWVPVLPFPYTASDAKGFFNLLQDNPHRQVWAITLKEEFIVLIEEYPNFGFWLDPAFWGQGLISEAADLVLKKYFSDPQASPLLASVRLQNQRSMRVLVKNGFAPNGPPVASYSKALRQSGPLQPMALTPDQWFFLNPVFIETQRLQIFPLAQVHQDALFGCLAQKQVARNLAIVPHPLPRGFVGRFIEAARWKGAWNGMFALADKTQNVIGMIGFRAAPLSAPVAADLVYAIHPKQWGQGLMSEAVNAFCAFLFQRYPLEAITAEHFKDNPGSGRVIQKAGFMPIPVQSHPSEMGKSAARLEPAPITRYRLMRPA
- the obgE gene encoding GTPase ObgE, encoding MKFLDLTKVYIRSGSGGGGCVSFRREKYIEYGGPDGGDGGKGGSVIAEAVDGLNTLIDFRYQQHFFANNGGAGMGQQRSGASGDDILLRVPAGTEILDEDQETVIADLTEVGDRIVLAKGGNGGFGNLHFKSSTNQAPRRANPGQEGIERTIWLRLKLIADAGLLGLPNAGKSTFLAATSNARPKIADYPFTTLYPNLGVVGIDNTEFVVADIPGLIAGAHEGRGLGDLFLGHVERCAVLLHLIDGTSGDFLNDYKTIIEELEAYGGALAQKPRVTVLNKVDALDDEERAFFKAELEAIAGGPVFLMSGVSREGVEAVLRVLRHEIDAGRKQETRVEQEDLEWLP